A segment of the Panacibacter ginsenosidivorans genome:
ATCCTAAAATAAAGATTCATCATTCAACCTGGGATATGTCGCTGAGAAAAGGTGGCGTAGTGCTTGCTGTGGAAACCAATAAGGCATTTCAGTTAATTGATCCGGCAAGCGATTGGGCTTTTTATATTCAGGGTGATGAAGTGGTGCACGAAAAATATTTACCTGCGATAAAAGAAGCCTGTGAAAAATATAAGGATGATAAGTCTGTAGAAGGATTACTTTTCAAATACCTGCATTTCTATGGAACGTATGATTATGTTGGCGACAGCCGCAGGTGGTACCACAGGGAAGTTCGCATCATCAGGAATGACAAAAAGATATCAGCTTATAAAGATGCGCAAGGCTTTAGAATTGGCAAGACAAAACTGAAAGTGAAACTGATAGACGCGTTTATATATCATTATGGATGGGTAAAAAGTCCCCAACAAATGATGCGCAAGCAAAAAAATGTAAGCAGATTTTGGCATGATGATTCTGATGAATGGCGCAGTTATATTCAACAGGAAGACTATTTTAATTTTGATGATTTTGATTCATTGCAAAAATTTACAGGAACGCACCCAGCTATGATGAAAGGAAGAATAGAAAAAAAGAATTGGGATATACAGATAGATCTTTCAGAGAAAAAATTCTCTTTTAAAGACGCCATGCTTTACCGTTTTGAAAAACTTACAGGATTAAGACCTTTTGATTTTAAAAATTACAGGATCATATAAAACCTATGCAAATTCCTGAGAATATACTTATCAGCAGAACAGACAGCATTGGAGATGTTGTATTAACATTACCTGTTGCTGCAATTCTAAAAAAACATTTTCCAAAAATTAAGATTGGTTTTATAGGTAAGGCTTATACAAAGCCTGTAATAAATGCATGCAAATTTGTGGATGAGTTTATTGATATACATGATTTCATGTACAAAAAAATTACCATTTGCAATGAAAAGCCACAAGCGATTTTGCACGTTTTCCCTGTTACAAATATTGCCAGACGCGCCAAGCAATTACGCATTCCTATACGCATAGGAACTACTAACAGGCTTTATCATTGGACCACCTGCAATAAATTAATAAAGCTTGGTCGCAAAAATTCTGATTTACACGAGGCGCAACTAAATATTAAGTTGCTGGAAGTATTTGGTATCAATGATGAT
Coding sequences within it:
- a CDS encoding glycosyltransferase family 2 protein, with amino-acid sequence MKISGFTIIRNAVENDYPITEAIRSVLPVVDEMIVLVGDSEDATEALIKNINDPKIKIHHSTWDMSLRKGGVVLAVETNKAFQLIDPASDWAFYIQGDEVVHEKYLPAIKEACEKYKDDKSVEGLLFKYLHFYGTYDYVGDSRRWYHREVRIIRNDKKISAYKDAQGFRIGKTKLKVKLIDAFIYHYGWVKSPQQMMRKQKNVSRFWHDDSDEWRSYIQQEDYFNFDDFDSLQKFTGTHPAMMKGRIEKKNWDIQIDLSEKKFSFKDAMLYRFEKLTGLRPFDFKNYRII